Proteins encoded within one genomic window of Plasmodium cynomolgi strain B DNA, chromosome 11, whole genome shotgun sequence:
- a CDS encoding syntaxin binding protein (putative), which yields MSLKRNCRERLFNVIEKITQVSKYVIMVVDPSAHQVLSMICRSEELLERGVSLVEQIDAKRNRLKDFDCIYFLSSKVEVVERMLEDFKNEQNVMYNNIHILFTSNVGKKKKEILNLLASSDFLLKKIKTCACFNIPFFAFESRIFYLDHKLNMYDFYPVKDANILEELALELLSVCCCLKSKPLLRYFNSPLCKKFAEIFSNCVSDSSILETSDGDDEDVLLILDRSIDCSILFAHDYAYQSLCYDVLRIRTHRERHTERQPKPGVHSEGGTDQGEEDPHTVSFEITNNDQRKEIKRAILSEEDNLWIKYRHTHIQDVNEVIKNDIASFTEKNAVAKIKKKNVLRPNEALDALRSLPEYETMIEQYWLHVYLCDNCFETLQKKNIVQVGMVEQDLCCNVDSYGKELTHTKNSKSVLSIISSNDYQQEEKVRLLLLYFINYENISELDKARLIESSQVGLFMEKFIDLFLNLKMHCGEGTHVEKHTVEESSSTGNKISHILERNKKKIKYYKNVAKNAKYELSRYEPNIKEIITELHEDTLHRGQYPFVDGDRGSSHHGKDQNASAGKKPNVTRGTVWEFKSVERKEGQRGGGKKIIIFILGGITFPEIRQAYELSEQLAVDVYLGGTSLLTSEVLFQQFRRFPS from the coding sequence ATGTCGCTGAAGCGGAACTGCCGGGAGAGGCTGTTCAACGTGATCGAGAAGATCACCCAAGTGAGCAAGTACGTAATCATGGTGGTGGACCCGAGTGCACACCAAGTGTTATCCATGATTTGCAGGAGCGAAGAACTGCTGGAAAGGGGTGTGTCCCTTGTGGAACAGATTGATGCCAAGCGAAACAGGCTAAAAGACTTCGACTGCATTTATTTCCTCAGTTCCAAAGTAGAAGTCGTAGAAAGGATGCTTgaagatttcaaaaatgagcaaaatgtCATGTACAATAATatccatattttatttacctcaaatgtgggaaaaaaaaaaaaagaaatacttAACCTCCTAGCAAGTAGCGATTTTTTActtaagaaaataaaaacatgtgCATGCTTCAACATCCCTTTCTTTGCATTTGAAAgtagaattttttatttggaccataaattaaatatgtatGATTTTTATCCTGTAAAGGATGCCAACATTTTGGAAGAACTTGCGTTGGAATTACTTTCTGTTTGCTGTTGCTTGAAAAGTAAGCCTCTTTTACGTTATTTTAATTCTCCTTTGTGTAAGAAATTTgcagaaatattttccaactGTGTAAGTGACTCGAGCATTTTGGAGACATCGGATGGGGACGATGAAGATGTACTGTTGATTTTGGACCGATCGATCGActgctccattttgtttgccCACGACTACGCGTATCAAAGTCTCTGCTACGATGTGCTGCGGATCAGGACGCATCGGGAGAGGCACACGGAGAGGCAGCCCAAACCGGGGGTGCACAGCGAGGGGGGTACTGACCAGGGAGAGGAGGACCCACATACAGTCAGCTTCGAAATTACAAACAATGATCaaaggaaggaaataaaaagagccATCCTCTCGGAGGAAGACAACCTTTGGATTAAGTACAGACATACACATATCCAAGACGTAAATGAAGTTATCAAAAATGACATTGCCTCCTTTACAGAGAAAAATGCagttgcaaaaattaaaaaaaaaaatgtgttacgTCCAAATGAAGCATTAGATGCTTTACGATCCCTTCCTGAATACGAAACGATGATTGAGCAGTACTGGTTGCATGTGTACTTATGTGACAACTGCTTCGAGACcttacaaaagaaaaatatcgtACAAGTCGGGATGGTCGAACAGGACTTGTGTTGCAATGTTGACAGTTATGGGAAGGAACTAACACATAccaaaaattcaaaaagtgTTCTGTCTATAATCAGTAGCAATGACTAccagcaggaggagaaggtcaggttgcttctcctttattttattaactaTGAGAATATAAGTGAGCTAGATAAAGCTAGACTAATCGAATCATCTCAAGTTGGTCTGTTCATGGAAAAATTTATCGATCTGTTTCTCAATTTGAAGATGCACTGTGGTGAAGGTACTCATGTGGAGAAGCACACAGTAGAGGAGAGCTCCTCCACGGGGAATAAAATCTCTCACATTTtggaaaggaataaaaaaaaaataaaatattataaaaacgtTGCAAAGAATGCAAAGTATGAACTGAGTCGATATGAACCAAATATCAAAGAGATCATTACGGAGTTACATGAGGATACTTTGCATAGGGGACAGTACCCATTCGTGGATGGTGACCGGGGGTCTTCTCACCATGGAAAAGACCAGAACGCGTCTGCAGGGAAGAAGCCAAATGTGACTAGGGGAACTGTGTGGGAGTTCAAGTCGGTGGAAAGGAAAGAGGgccaaagggggggtgggaaaaaaattatcattttcatCCTTGGGGGGATCACCTTCCCCGAAATTCGGCAGGCGTACGAGCTGTCCGAGCAGCTGGCCGTGGACGTTTATTTGGGCGGCACGTCCCTGCTCACCAGCGAGGTGCTCTTCCAGCAGTTCAGGCGCTTCCCCAGC